In Mycolicibacterium aubagnense, the DNA window GGACGCGTGCTCAGCGCCATCTCCATCGTCCCGTCGGCCCCTGTTTTGGTGCCCGAACTGACCTCCGGCGCCGCCGCGGAGCTGGCCGATCTGACGGCCGCGGTGCAGTGCGCGGCGAAGGTCCTGCCCTCGCGCTGGGTGGCGGTCGGTGTGGGTCCGCAGGACGGTCAGGTGCGTTCTGACGCCGTCGGCACCTTCGCGGGGTACGGCGCCGACGTCCGGGTGACGTTCGCGCCCGACATGACCGGCGAGGTCCGGCCGCTGCCGTTGTGTGCGTTGATCGCCGGTTGGCTGCGGGGCACGGCAAACCCCGAAGCGACGGTCGACATGCGGGTTTATGCCGACGATCTGGCCGCGGAGGTGGCGGTGGAACTCGGCCGCGTGTTGCGCGACGAGTTGGACACTGCGCCCGATCCGGTGGGCGTGCTCGTGGTCGCCGACGGCGCGAACACC includes these proteins:
- a CDS encoding class III extradiol ring-cleavage dioxygenase family protein; this encodes MLSAISIVPSAPVLVPELTSGAAAELADLTAAVQCAAKVLPSRWVAVGVGPQDGQVRSDAVGTFAGYGADVRVTFAPDMTGEVRPLPLCALIAGWLRGTANPEATVDMRVYADDLAAEVAVELGRVLRDELDTAPDPVGVLVVADGANTLTTAAPGGFDPDSVARQAQWDDALATGDIAALARLSGVLGRVGYQVLAGLAGSDPKATELYRGAPYGVGYFVGTWIPQ